A region of Reichenbachiella carrageenanivorans DNA encodes the following proteins:
- a CDS encoding IS110 family RNA-guided transposase, which yields MENTTPKQIFYPHIVGIDISKMSIDVALINSSSMKCNNGLFSNDSEGFQKMKRWLKQHGNDCGEDILFCMEHTGIYTRNIVKYLLKRGCKVWLESSLHIKRSMGLIRGKSDKIDAERIANFAFDHQRDAKLVKLSHPTLNRLKDLMKTRMRLQKSLHSQQIAVDELTKVDPKAGREIERISRSAISGLKKSLDKVEAKMDELIQIDKHLKALYELVTSVKSVGKVLAVDLIVYTEGFTRMLDNRKLACYCGVAPFEYSSGTSIFASPGTSSFANKQLKFHLHMCAMNAIKCHKELRGYYLRKTEEGKSKMSALNAVRNKLLHRVVAVVKRGTPYQEKLD from the coding sequence ATGGAAAATACCACCCCTAAACAAATCTTCTACCCACATATCGTGGGTATAGACATTAGCAAAATGAGTATTGATGTGGCTTTGATTAACAGCTCATCGATGAAGTGCAACAATGGCTTGTTTAGTAATGATAGCGAAGGCTTCCAGAAAATGAAAAGATGGCTTAAACAACATGGCAATGACTGTGGTGAGGACATCCTTTTCTGCATGGAACATACCGGTATCTATACCAGAAACATTGTCAAGTATTTGCTCAAAAGAGGATGCAAAGTTTGGCTGGAATCCTCCCTGCACATCAAAAGAAGTATGGGACTAATCAGGGGTAAGTCAGACAAAATCGACGCTGAAAGAATTGCCAATTTTGCTTTTGATCATCAACGTGATGCCAAACTGGTCAAACTCTCACATCCTACCTTAAACCGCCTCAAAGATCTAATGAAAACCAGAATGAGGCTTCAAAAAAGTTTACACAGTCAGCAAATTGCTGTAGATGAGTTGACCAAAGTAGACCCAAAAGCAGGACGTGAAATCGAAAGAATCAGTAGGTCAGCTATCAGTGGGTTAAAAAAATCTTTAGATAAAGTTGAAGCCAAAATGGACGAATTGATTCAGATAGATAAACACTTAAAGGCCCTCTACGAATTGGTCACTTCGGTGAAAAGTGTAGGCAAGGTTTTGGCCGTGGATCTGATCGTTTATACAGAAGGATTTACTCGCATGTTGGACAACCGAAAGCTGGCTTGTTATTGCGGTGTAGCTCCTTTCGAATACAGTAGTGGAACCAGCATATTTGCCAGTCCAGGCACATCAAGTTTTGCCAACAAACAACTCAAATTTCATCTACACATGTGTGCGATGAATGCCATCAAATGTCACAAAGAACTTCGAGGATATTACCTTCGGAAAACCGAAGAAGGGAAAAGTAAAATGAGTGCACTCAATGCAGTGAGAAACAAACTACTCCATAGAGTAGTCGCCGTAGTAAAAAGAGGAACTCCTTATCAAGAGAAATTGGATTAA